A region from the Lycium barbarum isolate Lr01 chromosome 8, ASM1917538v2, whole genome shotgun sequence genome encodes:
- the LOC132606598 gene encoding uncharacterized protein LOC132606598, translating to MAPLPAPYSGTSTLALVARASAFTFGLAYGSVKLKYLRAKAKSQKKAEAKAHH from the exons ATGGCGCCTCTTCCAGCACCATACTCAGGAACTAGCACTCTTGCTCTA GTGGCGCGTGCATCAGCATTCACGTTTGGACTTGCTTATGGAAGCGTTAAGCTCAAGTATCTCAGG GCGAAGGCCAAGTCTCAAAAGAAGGCTGAAGCTAAGGCACATCATTGA